The proteins below come from a single Crossiella sp. CA-258035 genomic window:
- a CDS encoding acetylxylan esterase, with product MTATNTARDPANAMITVPTPPDFTEFWARTLDSLPDPIPTLAHLPSLSTDTVAVFDLRYTSYQDVEVAAWYAVPRAEGRVFPGLVTIPGYISEPDVPRRWAELGYATISVAPRGKLRSNAVVNPGYPGLLTHHIVDHHTYGYRGFYADVIRALDVLAARPEVDAQRIGVQGSSQGGGLGIISAALRPDLVRCFAAGAPYLCGIWEATKLTHSYPYEEITEYLRAHPGHAEAIQRSVAYYDGMNFAPLVRCPSYVYLGLADDVCPPETGFAVFRALGGDKVLDTYEGCAHHAGLHWVRAKFEAFLARHLNPEAVA from the coding sequence GTGACCGCCACCAACACGGCCCGCGACCCGGCCAACGCGATGATCACCGTGCCCACACCGCCGGACTTCACCGAGTTCTGGGCCCGGACCTTGGACAGCCTGCCCGACCCCATCCCCACCTTGGCCCACCTGCCCTCGCTGTCCACCGACACGGTGGCGGTGTTCGACCTGCGCTACACCAGCTACCAGGACGTCGAGGTCGCCGCCTGGTACGCGGTGCCGCGCGCGGAAGGCCGTGTTTTCCCCGGTCTGGTCACGATCCCCGGCTACATCAGCGAACCGGACGTGCCCCGGCGCTGGGCCGAGCTGGGCTACGCCACCATCTCCGTTGCCCCGCGCGGGAAACTGCGCTCCAACGCCGTGGTCAACCCCGGCTACCCCGGCCTGCTCACCCACCACATCGTCGACCACCACACCTACGGCTACCGCGGCTTCTACGCCGATGTGATCCGCGCCCTGGACGTGCTCGCCGCCCGCCCCGAGGTCGACGCGCAGCGGATCGGCGTGCAGGGCTCCAGCCAGGGTGGTGGACTCGGCATCATCAGCGCCGCACTGCGCCCGGACCTGGTGCGCTGCTTCGCCGCGGGCGCGCCCTACCTGTGTGGCATCTGGGAGGCCACCAAGCTCACCCATTCCTATCCGTACGAGGAGATCACCGAGTACCTGCGGGCGCACCCCGGCCACGCCGAGGCCATCCAGCGCTCGGTGGCCTACTACGACGGGATGAACTTCGCCCCGCTGGTGCGCTGCCCCTCCTACGTCTACCTCGGCCTGGCGGACGACGTCTGCCCGCCGGAGACCGGGTTCGCGGTGTTCCGCGCACTGGGCGGGGACAAGGTCCTGGACACCTACGAGGGCTGCGCGCACCACGCCGGACTGCACTGGGTGCGCGCGAAGTTCGAGGCGTTCCTCGCCCGGCACCTGAACCCGGAGGCGGTGGCATGA
- a CDS encoding ABC transporter ATP-binding protein codes for MAEVRLDAVRKEFGRATAVDDLTLTVRDREFLTLVGPSGCGKSTTLRMICGLERPSGGEIYFDDQPVGYLPANKRDVAMVFQSYALYPHRTVEQNIGFALKMMRVPKPVVAEKVRAAAEALGITDLLGRKPRELSGGQRQRVALGRAIVREAGAYLLDEPLSNLDAQLRVHMRAEIKRLHADLARTFIYVTHDQVEAMTMSDRIAVLAGGKLQQCAPPEEIYQRPANRFVAAFMGSPPMNLLSGEVRDEDGVRRFRGGGVVLDLPPAAAGLPTGAVDLGIRPEHVRIADVPRPGHLPGRVFVAELLGSDVLVTVEVGDTLVKARVPAPFLLRQDSSVHLGLDPAEIHLFATEDGRALMRGRP; via the coding sequence ATGGCCGAGGTACGCCTGGACGCGGTGCGCAAGGAGTTCGGCCGCGCCACCGCCGTCGACGACCTCACCCTCACCGTGCGGGACCGGGAGTTCCTGACCCTGGTCGGCCCGTCCGGCTGCGGCAAGTCCACCACGCTGCGGATGATCTGCGGCCTGGAACGGCCCAGCGGTGGCGAGATCTACTTCGACGACCAGCCCGTCGGCTACCTGCCCGCGAACAAGCGCGATGTGGCCATGGTGTTCCAGAGCTACGCCCTCTATCCACATCGGACGGTGGAGCAGAACATCGGGTTCGCGCTGAAGATGATGCGGGTGCCCAAACCGGTGGTGGCGGAGAAGGTGCGGGCCGCGGCCGAGGCGCTGGGCATCACCGACCTGCTCGGCCGCAAGCCCCGCGAGCTCTCCGGCGGGCAGCGGCAGCGGGTCGCGCTGGGCCGGGCCATCGTCCGCGAGGCCGGGGCCTACCTCCTCGATGAGCCACTGTCCAACCTGGACGCCCAGCTGCGGGTGCACATGCGCGCGGAGATCAAACGCCTGCACGCCGACCTGGCCCGCACCTTCATCTACGTCACCCACGACCAGGTCGAGGCGATGACCATGTCCGACCGGATCGCGGTGCTGGCCGGCGGGAAGCTCCAGCAGTGCGCGCCGCCGGAGGAGATCTACCAGCGCCCGGCCAACCGGTTCGTGGCCGCGTTCATGGGCAGCCCGCCGATGAACCTGCTCTCCGGCGAGGTCCGCGACGAGGACGGGGTGCGCCGGTTCCGCGGCGGGGGAGTGGTGCTCGACCTGCCCCCGGCCGCCGCCGGCCTGCCGACCGGCGCGGTGGACCTGGGCATCCGGCCGGAGCACGTGCGGATCGCCGATGTGCCCAGGCCGGGTCATCTGCCGGGGCGGGTGTTCGTGGCCGAGCTGCTCGGCTCCGACGTGCTGGTCACCGTCGAGGTCGGCGACACCCTGGTCAAGGCCAGGGTGCCCGCGCCGTTCCTGCTGCGCCAGGACAGCTCCGTGCACCTCGGACTCGACCCGGCCGAGATCCACCTGTTCGCGACCGAGGACGGCCGCGCGCTGATGAGAGGACGACCGTGA
- a CDS encoding acetylxylan esterase, with product MTEFDAYWQAVDAELAEVPASPVLTPVPARSTVDFTAYDVRLTSIGPYRIFGYLSVPTGGGPFPAVLETPRYGSVNQPPHYRDRLRYLTFTVMHRGQRLADEPFQAAYPGLATLGIEDPLSFVYRGIVADCLRGAEFLLNRPEADPARVAVTGDDLALLTAARRPRFTAVRSSGPPEVEPEIADHLRLHPDQAERIRHTRSFFDPDRHAGSITANVLRVGRDHQLTHRDAVDDAALDSWLAGQLGVAPMSKFDLVPR from the coding sequence ATGACCGAGTTCGACGCCTACTGGCAGGCCGTGGACGCCGAACTGGCCGAGGTCCCGGCGAGCCCGGTGCTCACCCCGGTCCCCGCTCGGTCCACAGTGGACTTCACCGCTTACGACGTGCGCCTGACCAGCATCGGCCCGTACCGGATCTTCGGCTACCTCAGTGTGCCCACCGGCGGCGGCCCGTTCCCCGCGGTGCTGGAGACCCCGCGCTACGGCAGCGTCAACCAGCCGCCGCACTACCGGGACCGGCTGCGCTACCTCACCTTCACCGTGATGCACCGCGGCCAGCGCCTGGCCGACGAGCCCTTCCAGGCCGCCTACCCCGGCCTGGCCACCCTCGGCATCGAGGACCCACTGTCCTTTGTGTACCGGGGAATAGTCGCCGACTGCCTGCGTGGCGCGGAGTTCCTGCTGAACCGGCCCGAGGCCGACCCGGCCAGGGTGGCGGTCACCGGCGACGACCTGGCCCTGCTCACCGCGGCCCGCCGGCCCCGGTTCACCGCCGTGCGCAGCTCAGGGCCACCCGAGGTCGAACCCGAGATCGCCGACCACCTGCGCCTGCACCCGGACCAGGCCGAACGGATCCGGCACACCCGCTCCTTCTTCGATCCCGACCGGCACGCCGGGTCGATCACCGCCAACGTCCTCCGCGTCGGCAGGGACCACCAGCTCACGCACCGGGACGCGGTGGACGACGCGGCACTGGACTCCTGGCTGGCCGGGCAGCTCGGCGTGGCCCCGATGTCGAAGTTCGACCTGGTCCCGCGATGA
- a CDS encoding sugar ABC transporter permease — MSRRPWSDTARGYAMNAPALLALLLLVAYPIGYSFWVSLHRDNLAQPSVRKFIGLDNYLSLVDDPAFLRSLAVSALFVLTVVGATVLLGLAMALVLNETFFGRGVLRSLVLLPWAMPGVVNGLMWRTVFDAKTGALNGLLTDLGWIEEYQAWLSSATGAFLLTAFAQVWNTLPFAVIILLAGLSTIPGELYDAATVDRAGPWQRFREVTLPWLLHPLLIVLILETMNAFRAFDTIYVLTGGGPGDATGTVALLTVQRVLGYTDVGLGSAYAWVITLITMVISVGYVGLLYRRGSFEV, encoded by the coding sequence GTGAGCCGCCGGCCCTGGAGCGACACCGCCCGCGGCTACGCCATGAACGCACCGGCGCTGCTGGCGTTGCTGCTGCTGGTGGCCTACCCGATCGGCTACTCGTTCTGGGTGAGCCTGCACCGGGACAACCTGGCCCAGCCCTCGGTGCGCAAGTTCATCGGCCTGGACAACTACCTGTCCCTTGTGGACGATCCCGCGTTCCTGCGCTCGCTGGCGGTCTCCGCGCTGTTCGTGCTCACCGTGGTCGGCGCCACCGTGCTGCTCGGCCTGGCCATGGCCCTGGTGCTCAACGAGACCTTCTTCGGCCGCGGCGTGCTCCGCAGCCTGGTGCTGCTGCCGTGGGCGATGCCCGGCGTGGTCAACGGACTCATGTGGCGCACCGTCTTCGACGCCAAGACCGGCGCGCTCAACGGACTGCTCACCGACCTCGGCTGGATCGAGGAGTACCAGGCCTGGCTGTCCTCGGCCACCGGCGCGTTCCTGCTCACCGCCTTCGCCCAGGTGTGGAACACCCTGCCGTTCGCGGTGATCATCCTGCTGGCCGGGCTGTCCACCATTCCCGGCGAGCTCTACGACGCGGCCACCGTGGACCGGGCCGGGCCGTGGCAGCGCTTCCGCGAGGTCACCCTGCCCTGGCTGCTGCACCCGCTGCTCATCGTGCTCATCCTGGAGACGATGAACGCCTTCCGCGCCTTCGACACCATCTACGTGCTCACCGGCGGCGGACCCGGCGACGCCACCGGCACCGTCGCCCTGCTCACCGTGCAACGCGTGCTCGGCTACACCGACGTCGGCCTCGGCAGCGCCTACGCCTGGGTGATCACGCTGATCACCATGGTGATCTCGGTCGGCTACGTCGGGCTGCTCTACCGGCGAGGGAGCTTCGAGGTATGA
- a CDS encoding LLM class F420-dependent oxidoreductase: MDLSVQGLNLRNTVGPAETTRLARLAEDLGFRGWWASEHVVLPSPPPEDVPMNPLEPILDPLVHLSFVAAVTERLQLGTAIVILPQRNPVVLAKQVASLDHLSGGRFTLGVGAGYLEPEMTAVGVPMAERGARTDEYLDAMHALWTQPSPAFDGKFAKFANVDAHPKPAGQRIVVGGHSPAAYRRAVSRGHGWYGVAGGADDLRRSLDGLRKAADQVERPERLGRLRIHLVQSPTTPTRAEAEAYRELGVDELVLFPTHGSTPAEVAREMEEFSKLG, from the coding sequence ATGGATCTGAGCGTGCAGGGCCTGAACCTGCGAAACACGGTGGGCCCGGCGGAGACGACCCGGCTGGCACGGCTGGCCGAGGACCTGGGTTTCCGCGGCTGGTGGGCCAGTGAGCACGTGGTGCTGCCCAGCCCGCCGCCCGAGGACGTGCCGATGAACCCCCTGGAGCCGATCCTGGATCCCCTGGTGCACCTGAGCTTCGTCGCCGCGGTGACCGAGCGGTTGCAGCTGGGCACGGCGATCGTGATCCTGCCGCAGCGCAACCCGGTGGTGCTGGCCAAGCAGGTCGCCAGCCTGGACCACCTCAGTGGCGGCCGGTTCACCCTGGGTGTCGGCGCGGGCTACCTGGAGCCGGAGATGACCGCGGTGGGCGTGCCGATGGCCGAGCGCGGGGCCCGCACCGACGAGTACCTGGACGCGATGCACGCGCTGTGGACGCAGCCCTCGCCCGCCTTCGACGGCAAGTTCGCCAAGTTCGCCAACGTGGACGCCCACCCCAAGCCGGCCGGCCAGCGGATCGTGGTCGGCGGTCACAGCCCGGCCGCCTACCGCCGCGCGGTCTCCCGTGGCCACGGCTGGTACGGGGTGGCCGGGGGCGCTGACGACCTGCGCCGCAGCCTGGACGGCCTGCGCAAGGCCGCGGACCAGGTGGAGCGGCCGGAACGCCTGGGCCGCCTGCGCATCCACCTGGTCCAGTCCCCCACCACGCCGACCCGGGCCGAGGCCGAGGCCTACCGCGAACTGGGTGTGGACGAGCTGGTGCTGTTCCCGACCCACGGGTCGACTCCGGCGGAGGTCGCCAGGGAGATGGAGGAGTTCAGCAAGCTGGGCTGA
- a CDS encoding carbohydrate ABC transporter permease, with translation MTKVPLRYRIPWRKILVSALALVFAAYLVLPFYWIVAMSFMTEADANSLPPRWIPEHPTLENYRAFADPTAAQALVGSRAVKETPFALGNSLLVATLTALLNLLLAVFAAYSFSRIRFRGSRVLLMLYLVTRMVPGVAIIVPFYLLMRQLDLLDTYWALILSYTTFALPVTIWVLKDFFRAVPRELEDAARVDRCGWLRTMWSVVLPISAPGLVAAAVFSFMTAWNEFMFALFLTSTTAAKTMPVIAANFATDLNTQFTVMAASGVLAVLPPLVLVLIFQRLIVSGMAAGSVKG, from the coding sequence ATGACCAAAGTCCCGCTCCGCTACCGGATCCCCTGGCGCAAGATCCTGGTCTCCGCGCTGGCCCTGGTCTTCGCCGCCTACCTGGTGCTGCCGTTCTACTGGATCGTCGCGATGAGCTTCATGACCGAGGCCGACGCGAACTCCCTGCCCCCGCGGTGGATCCCGGAACATCCGACCCTGGAGAACTACCGCGCCTTCGCCGACCCCACCGCCGCGCAGGCCCTGGTCGGCTCGCGGGCGGTGAAGGAAACCCCGTTCGCACTGGGCAACAGCCTGCTGGTGGCCACCCTGACCGCGCTGCTCAACCTGCTGCTCGCGGTCTTCGCCGCCTACTCCTTCTCCCGCATCCGCTTCCGCGGCAGCCGGGTGCTGCTCATGCTGTACCTGGTCACCAGGATGGTGCCGGGGGTGGCCATCATCGTGCCGTTCTACCTGCTGATGCGGCAGCTGGACCTGCTGGACACCTACTGGGCGCTGATCCTGTCCTACACCACCTTCGCGCTGCCGGTGACCATCTGGGTGCTCAAGGACTTCTTCCGCGCGGTGCCACGGGAACTGGAGGACGCGGCCAGGGTCGACCGCTGCGGGTGGTTGCGCACCATGTGGTCGGTGGTGCTGCCGATCTCCGCGCCCGGACTGGTCGCCGCCGCGGTGTTCTCCTTCATGACCGCCTGGAACGAGTTCATGTTCGCGCTGTTCCTCACCAGCACCACCGCGGCCAAGACCATGCCGGTGATCGCGGCCAACTTCGCCACCGACCTCAACACCCAGTTCACCGTGATGGCCGCCTCCGGCGTGCTCGCCGTGCTGCCCCCGCTGGTGCTGGTGCTCATCTTCCAGCGGCTCATCGTGTCGGGCATGGCCGCCGGTTCGGTCAAGGGATAG
- a CDS encoding LysR family transcriptional regulator: protein MEPHLRDLRYFVAVAEELSFTRAATDRLFIAQPTLSRQIRQLETQLRVELFDRDRRTVALTPAGSALLPLAREMLAQWEQARRQVGEAASCCDTVLTVGFQTRIGRGLIPTVTARLGAVLPQWRLSFRQVSWTDPAAGLLDGQTDVAIGWLPVPPNAGLSWKVVSTEPLWAALPPGHRLSTSDSVSFAELAGEPFVALPPAAGPQREFWLGTAHRDRPALIGVEAATAEESFEAVAAGLGVSLLAAGNVELYQRPDVRCRPVTGLPPAQLAVIWRAEDDREAVRVFADSCVHCLCQQAA from the coding sequence ATGGAGCCACACCTGCGTGACCTGCGCTACTTCGTGGCCGTCGCGGAGGAGCTGAGCTTCACCAGGGCGGCCACCGACCGGCTGTTCATCGCCCAGCCCACGCTCAGCCGCCAGATCCGGCAGCTGGAGACCCAGCTGCGGGTGGAGCTGTTCGACCGGGACCGCCGCACCGTCGCGCTCACCCCGGCCGGTTCGGCGCTGTTGCCACTGGCCAGGGAGATGCTGGCGCAGTGGGAACAGGCCAGGCGGCAGGTCGGCGAGGCGGCCTCCTGCTGTGACACCGTGCTCACCGTCGGTTTCCAGACCCGCATCGGCCGCGGTCTGATCCCCACCGTCACCGCGCGGCTGGGCGCGGTGCTGCCGCAGTGGCGGCTCAGCTTCCGGCAGGTCAGCTGGACCGACCCGGCGGCCGGCCTGCTGGACGGGCAGACCGACGTGGCCATCGGCTGGCTGCCGGTGCCGCCGAACGCCGGCCTGTCCTGGAAGGTGGTCAGCACCGAACCGCTGTGGGCCGCGCTGCCACCCGGCCATCGTCTGTCCACTTCGGACAGTGTGTCGTTCGCCGAGCTGGCCGGCGAGCCGTTCGTGGCGCTGCCCCCGGCCGCCGGGCCGCAGCGGGAGTTCTGGCTGGGCACCGCGCACCGGGACCGGCCCGCGCTGATCGGGGTGGAGGCGGCCACCGCGGAGGAGAGCTTCGAGGCGGTCGCCGCCGGACTCGGCGTCAGCCTGCTCGCCGCGGGCAATGTCGAGCTGTACCAACGGCCGGACGTGCGCTGCCGCCCGGTCACCGGCCTGCCGCCGGCCCAGCTGGCGGTGATCTGGCGGGCCGAGGACGACCGGGAGGCGGTCCGGGTCTTCGCCGACTCCTGTGTGCACTGCCTGTGCCAGCAGGCAGCCTGA